A single Sulfurimonas aquatica DNA region contains:
- a CDS encoding YfiR family protein: protein MLLKALILLSFISLPTYLNAISEDEIKQIYLEKFSMFIEWPQDIERFNICIYNDKKFAISLQDKYESKKFSNYDLRITPLSIGEHNIESKECNMLYIRNTNYAQEITFVNNISSENILIISDNYDDIYRGSMISFYLKDNKLKFVINNEVLKKASLKASYKLLKFAKVVQ from the coding sequence ATGCTCCTTAAAGCTCTAATACTTCTAAGTTTTATCTCACTCCCTACATACCTCAATGCTATATCAGAGGATGAAATCAAACAGATATATTTAGAAAAATTCTCTATGTTTATTGAGTGGCCTCAAGACATAGAGAGATTTAATATTTGTATCTACAATGATAAAAAATTTGCCATCTCCCTGCAAGATAAGTATGAATCAAAAAAATTTAGTAACTACGACCTGAGAATTACTCCTCTCTCAATAGGTGAGCATAATATTGAATCTAAAGAGTGTAATATGCTTTATATAAGAAATACAAACTATGCTCAAGAGATCACTTTTGTTAATAATATCTCATCAGAGAATATTTTAATCATTAGTGATAACTATGATGATATCTATCGCGGCTCTATGATTAGCTTTTATTTAAAAGATAACAAACTTAAATTTGTCATAAACAATGAAGTACTAAAAAAAGCGAGCCTTAAGGCAAGCTATAAACTCTTGAAGTTTGCTAAGGTAGTCCAATAA
- a CDS encoding ComF family protein — protein MKCLMCESFSFTHICHSCQQLFLTPKIYKRRLSNNIEVISFYKYGDIKDLLHTKHTDLGFYIYATLAELSFKKFADEFHFNEPVVSIPIDDNITSGYSHTALINNSLKSQNIKPLFNKLRAKNSLSYSGKSREFRLLNPRDFVLNDFKEELVILVDDIVTTGATLSEAATKLKTQNKEILFCLTLCDVSKK, from the coding sequence ATGAAATGCTTAATGTGTGAGAGTTTTTCTTTCACACATATCTGCCACTCCTGTCAACAACTTTTCTTAACTCCCAAAATCTATAAACGCCGACTCTCAAACAATATAGAAGTAATCTCTTTTTACAAATATGGTGATATAAAAGATCTGCTCCATACAAAACATACGGACTTAGGATTTTACATCTATGCTACTCTAGCAGAGCTCTCTTTTAAAAAGTTTGCTGATGAGTTTCATTTTAATGAGCCAGTCGTATCGATTCCAATTGATGATAATATAACAAGCGGCTATTCACATACAGCTCTGATTAACAACTCTTTAAAATCTCAAAATATCAAACCGCTCTTTAACAAACTAAGAGCTAAAAACTCCCTCTCCTACTCTGGAAAAAGCAGAGAGTTTAGGCTTCTTAATCCCAGAGATTTTGTACTAAATGATTTTAAAGAGGAGCTAGTTATTTTAGTTGATGACATTGTTACAACAGGAGCTACGCTTAGCGAAGCGGCAACAAAACTAAAGACGCAAAACAAAGAGATTCTATTTTGTCTTACGCTTTGTGACGTAAGTAAAAAGTAG
- the lepA gene encoding translation elongation factor 4: MKNIRNFSIIAHIDHGKSTLADRIIQECGSVTEREMGKQMMDTMDIEQERGITIKAQSVRLDYVKDGEHYVLNLIDTPGHVDFSYEVSKSLASSDGALLIVDAAQGVEAQTIANVYLALDNDLELIPVINKIDLPAAEPERVAEEIEEAIGIDATDACLVSAKTGVGIRELIDAIVDRIPAPVGDPEATTKAIIYDSWFDSYLGALALVRVFDGAIKKGQNIKLMSSGEEHQVLDLMYPHPMKKIKTPAIQSGEIGIVVLGLKEVSVVNVGDTITDAKNPTAEPVGKYEPAKPFVFAGIYPIDTDKFEDLRDALDKLRLNDSSLSYEPETSVALGFGFRVGFLGMLHMEVIKERLEREYGLDLIASAPSVIYKVYLTNGDEIAVHNPSELPQVNFIDRIEEPYVRATVITPAEYLGNIITLLINKRGTQTKMTYLNEDRVMLEYEVPMNEIVMDFYDTLKSISKGYASFDYEPIDFKVGDLVKLDIKVAGEAVDALSIVVPRNQALPRGRVLVKNMKELIPRQLFEVAVQASLGSQIIARETVKSMGKNVTAKCYGGDITRKRKLLEKQKAGKKRMKSIGKVQLPQEAFMSVLKMD; this comes from the coding sequence TTGAAAAATATTAGAAACTTTTCTATTATAGCTCATATCGATCATGGTAAGAGTACCTTAGCGGACCGTATCATACAAGAGTGTGGTTCTGTCACTGAACGTGAAATGGGTAAGCAGATGATGGACACAATGGACATCGAGCAAGAACGTGGTATTACCATCAAAGCTCAATCTGTTAGACTAGACTATGTTAAAGATGGAGAGCACTATGTTCTCAATCTTATAGACACACCGGGTCATGTTGATTTTTCATATGAAGTAAGTAAGTCTCTTGCTTCTTCTGATGGTGCACTTCTTATTGTTGATGCTGCACAAGGTGTTGAGGCTCAAACTATTGCAAACGTTTATCTTGCGTTAGATAATGACCTTGAACTTATTCCTGTTATAAACAAGATTGACCTACCTGCGGCTGAACCTGAACGCGTAGCTGAAGAGATAGAAGAAGCAATCGGCATAGATGCAACAGACGCTTGTCTAGTATCTGCGAAGACTGGCGTTGGAATTCGTGAACTTATAGACGCCATCGTAGATAGAATCCCTGCTCCCGTTGGTGATCCTGAAGCTACTACTAAAGCTATTATTTACGACTCATGGTTTGACTCGTATCTTGGAGCGCTTGCGTTAGTCCGCGTTTTTGATGGAGCAATTAAAAAGGGTCAAAACATTAAACTTATGAGTAGTGGCGAGGAGCATCAGGTCTTAGACTTAATGTACCCTCACCCTATGAAAAAGATTAAAACGCCAGCAATTCAGTCTGGTGAAATTGGCATAGTTGTTTTAGGTCTCAAAGAGGTAAGCGTTGTAAACGTTGGAGATACCATCACCGACGCAAAAAATCCAACGGCCGAACCTGTTGGAAAATATGAACCAGCAAAACCTTTTGTATTTGCCGGTATTTACCCTATAGATACGGACAAGTTTGAGGACCTTCGCGATGCTTTAGATAAGCTGCGTTTAAATGACTCTTCGCTCTCGTATGAGCCTGAGACATCTGTAGCGCTTGGATTTGGCTTTCGTGTAGGTTTTCTTGGTATGCTCCATATGGAAGTTATCAAAGAGCGTTTAGAACGCGAGTATGGACTTGACCTTATCGCTTCTGCTCCTTCGGTTATATATAAAGTTTACCTAACAAATGGAGATGAGATAGCTGTACACAACCCATCTGAACTTCCTCAGGTGAATTTTATTGATAGAATTGAAGAGCCTTATGTAAGAGCGACAGTTATAACACCAGCTGAGTATCTTGGAAATATTATTACTCTTCTTATAAATAAACGCGGGACACAGACAAAAATGACATATCTTAATGAAGATAGAGTTATGCTTGAGTATGAAGTACCAATGAATGAAATCGTTATGGACTTCTATGATACACTTAAATCTATCTCAAAAGGGTACGCGTCATTTGACTATGAGCCAATAGACTTTAAAGTTGGTGACCTTGTAAAACTAGACATTAAAGTAGCAGGAGAAGCCGTAGATGCGCTTAGTATCGTAGTTCCTCGTAACCAAGCACTTCCTCGTGGTCGAGTTTTAGTTAAAAATATGAAAGAGCTTATTCCCCGTCAACTTTTTGAAGTTGCTGTTCAAGCTTCACTTGGTAGTCAAATCATCGCTCGTGAGACTGTAAAGTCTATGGGTAAAAACGTTACTGCAAAATGTTACGGTGGCGATATCACTCGTAAACGTAAACTTTTAGAAAAACAAAAAGCCGGTAAAAAACGTATGAAGTCTATCGGTAAGGTTCAACTTCCTCAAGAAGCCTTTATGTCTGTTTTAAAGATGGACTAA
- a CDS encoding EAL domain-containing protein codes for MSEDLLLFEPEDDTSPLGERSFWNILIVDDDAGVHTFTKLALHDFSYESKGINFISVYSAAEAQEYMEKNSDIAVILLDVVMETDSSGLDLVNVIRHKLFNNLTRIIIRTGQAGKAPERYVIDHYDISDYREKTELTADKLYTTIRTALSQYHQLAELLIKKNEIYNTLITDNLTHTGNRTKLNFDLNTENSKSLVLFNIDSFSMINDVYGFDVGDQLLMQFKNLLVKITDPKWEVYRLESDIFAMLCSSDESLQLLEEISRVKEIIASHYFLIFDSEYRINVTVSIVQNETINLIQKAEIALHEARNLGRNRIQVYSENLNILKQVEKNTQWTKWIKEALDNNRIIAYFQPIVECKTDKVVKYETLVRLEKDGVVHSPCDFLPTARYAGLLYQITKAMFLQACIHFEKNELRFSVNITDQDLVESDFINYIEDTREKYSISPSRISFEILEESSILNDPTAQKHLHKLTELGYGLALDDFGVQCSNFAQIGDLSLESIKIDGIYIKDIIENSSSRIVTDTILYFTKKIGVTTIAEFVHSEEVYNTIKEMGVDYAQGYFLGKPQAQLLNE; via the coding sequence ATGAGTGAGGACTTACTATTATTTGAACCTGAAGATGATACTTCACCTCTAGGTGAACGCTCTTTTTGGAATATACTGATAGTAGATGATGATGCAGGGGTGCATACTTTTACAAAGTTAGCACTGCATGATTTTTCATATGAATCAAAAGGGATAAACTTCATATCTGTTTACAGCGCGGCTGAAGCTCAAGAGTATATGGAGAAAAATAGCGATATTGCCGTAATACTTCTTGATGTTGTTATGGAGACAGACTCTTCTGGTTTAGACTTAGTTAATGTTATTAGACATAAACTTTTTAATAATTTAACTCGTATTATTATAAGAACTGGACAAGCAGGAAAAGCACCCGAACGCTATGTTATTGATCACTATGATATATCTGACTATAGAGAAAAAACGGAACTAACGGCAGATAAACTCTACACAACTATAAGAACTGCTCTATCGCAGTATCATCAACTTGCAGAATTACTAATCAAAAAAAATGAGATTTACAATACACTCATCACAGACAATTTAACACATACGGGAAATCGTACAAAACTCAACTTTGATCTAAATACAGAAAATTCTAAATCATTAGTACTTTTTAATATTGACTCATTTAGTATGATAAATGATGTATATGGATTTGACGTTGGTGATCAGCTTCTTATGCAGTTTAAAAATCTACTCGTTAAAATTACAGACCCAAAATGGGAAGTTTATAGACTCGAATCAGATATCTTTGCGATGCTATGCAGTAGTGATGAATCACTCCAACTCTTAGAAGAGATAAGCAGAGTCAAGGAGATTATTGCTAGTCACTATTTTTTAATTTTTGATTCTGAATACAGAATTAACGTGACGGTATCCATAGTTCAAAATGAGACAATTAATCTCATTCAAAAGGCTGAGATCGCACTACATGAAGCAAGGAATTTAGGTAGAAACAGGATACAGGTCTACTCAGAAAATCTAAATATTCTTAAGCAGGTAGAAAAAAACACACAATGGACAAAATGGATTAAAGAAGCACTGGACAACAACAGAATAATCGCCTATTTTCAGCCAATAGTCGAGTGTAAAACTGATAAAGTTGTAAAATATGAGACTCTTGTTAGATTAGAAAAAGATGGTGTTGTCCATTCTCCTTGTGATTTTTTACCAACAGCAAGATACGCTGGTTTACTTTATCAAATCACAAAAGCTATGTTTCTACAAGCATGTATACATTTTGAGAAAAATGAGCTCCGATTCTCTGTAAATATCACAGACCAAGATTTAGTTGAGAGTGATTTTATAAACTATATTGAAGATACAAGAGAAAAATACTCGATATCACCAAGTAGAATATCTTTTGAGATACTTGAAGAGAGCAGCATACTAAATGACCCTACAGCCCAAAAGCACCTCCATAAACTTACAGAACTAGGATATGGCTTAGCATTAGATGACTTTGGTGTTCAGTGTTCTAATTTTGCTCAAATAGGAGACCTTTCATTAGAGTCTATAAAAATAGATGGTATTTATATCAAAGATATTATCGAAAACTCTTCTTCTCGAATAGTTACAGATACTATCCTCTACTTCACCAAAAAGATTGGAGTAACAACAATAGCAGAGTTTGTTCATAGTGAAGAGGTCTACAATACAATTAAAGAGATGGGAGTTGATTATGCTCAAGGATATTTTCTTGGAAAGCCTCAAGCACAATTACTTAATGAATAA
- the grpE gene encoding nucleotide exchange factor GrpE: MSNEEIKEENLQNEDEITQNEDVVLDEAEAEAEAVENEFDLLQAEMAELKDKYARVHADFDNIKKRLEREKYTAVEYSNEKFAKDMIPVLDSLDGAMKSAAGDADKAELFDKLKEGIELTHKQFITSLEKHGVTVVAHDEPFDPNIHNAVQAVDSEEVESGQIVQTFQTGYKYKERPLREAMVIVAN; encoded by the coding sequence ATGTCTAACGAAGAAATTAAAGAAGAAAATCTTCAAAATGAAGATGAAATAACACAAAATGAAGATGTAGTTCTTGATGAAGCAGAGGCAGAAGCTGAAGCAGTTGAGAATGAATTTGATCTTTTACAGGCTGAGATGGCTGAGTTAAAAGACAAATATGCTCGTGTTCATGCTGATTTTGATAATATCAAAAAAAGACTTGAACGCGAAAAATACACTGCTGTTGAATACTCAAACGAGAAATTTGCAAAAGATATGATTCCAGTTTTGGATTCACTAGATGGAGCAATGAAATCAGCAGCAGGTGATGCAGATAAGGCAGAATTATTTGATAAGTTAAAAGAGGGAATTGAGCTTACACACAAGCAGTTCATAACTTCTTTAGAAAAACATGGCGTTACTGTGGTAGCACATGATGAACCATTTGATCCAAATATTCACAATGCTGTTCAAGCAGTAGATAGTGAAGAAGTAGAATCAGGTCAGATAGTTCAAACTTTTCAAACAGGTTATAAATATAAAGAGAGACCACTGCGCGAAGCAATGGTTATCGTTGCTAACTAA
- a CDS encoding TonB-dependent receptor domain-containing protein: protein MKKNLLLTLLASSVLVANQQDDLEMLSLEELMNVPITTVSKRQESQHLAAGVVTIISASEIKQFGARHLRDVLDRVVGVQVLGSHQDPHSKTSMRGFNSSHHEGHTLILLNGRPVRQATDGGLNSDFYLGFPLNVIDHIEVVRGPGSVIHGTNAVAGVVNIITKNAKEAISETRVDLGYGSFNRTQAQLSTLIGGEDYSINIGANYITSDGDTVSGIQDELGNIGDYKSGQESKNILISGEYKQLTFDIMYMSNQLESASSVFQLPSKEIDLKRTYIDLGYTQNLYSGWDLEVHYTHQNDSAEWTIIEALGDNRSDGSSHLVEAILRGNISSNLNILIGALHAENTSEFQFKFPGATKTSLPKTTITNTAAYVQTDYMLSSKQKIIAGVQVNKPNDIEADFSFRAGFIQGIGDDTWLKLLYSEAYRSPTIVETSLNAPALMGNPLLDPEKVYTYDLQLLHNTDKTSLALTLYHSQLENQIVRWDHDNNSTTPLTQKNEGYTTFNGVEFEGRYQVSKKLNLTGNFSYQENETDSGVKQSTYAPNYMAKIGATYSGINATNLSVFNSLVGPSSNLGEVIGDTSININPEAKAYNLLTANIMLDTGTLLSIGKPKQSTLSIYLDNLLDEKVYSADLNFRSANNTIPAHWGRGIYANFTYKFQ from the coding sequence ATGAAAAAAAATCTACTTTTAACTCTATTAGCTTCCTCTGTCTTAGTAGCAAATCAACAAGATGATCTTGAGATGTTATCATTAGAAGAGTTAATGAATGTTCCTATCACAACGGTATCTAAACGCCAAGAGTCTCAACACTTAGCAGCGGGCGTAGTAACAATCATATCTGCAAGTGAAATAAAACAGTTTGGAGCAAGACACCTTAGAGATGTTTTGGATAGAGTGGTAGGAGTGCAGGTACTAGGTTCACATCAAGATCCACATAGTAAAACATCTATGCGTGGCTTTAACTCTTCTCACCATGAAGGCCACACTCTCATCCTCTTAAATGGCCGTCCTGTTCGACAGGCTACTGATGGTGGGTTAAACAGTGACTTCTATCTCGGCTTTCCACTAAATGTCATTGATCATATAGAGGTAGTTCGTGGTCCAGGCTCTGTTATACATGGTACAAACGCAGTAGCCGGTGTTGTAAATATTATCACTAAAAATGCTAAAGAAGCTATATCTGAAACAAGAGTTGACTTAGGTTATGGCAGCTTTAATAGAACTCAAGCTCAACTCTCTACACTTATAGGTGGAGAAGACTATAGTATTAACATAGGTGCAAACTACATAACGTCAGATGGAGATACCGTAAGTGGTATACAAGATGAGCTTGGGAATATTGGTGATTATAAATCAGGACAGGAGAGTAAAAACATTCTAATAAGTGGTGAGTATAAACAACTCACATTTGACATAATGTATATGAGTAACCAACTCGAGAGTGCCTCTTCTGTTTTTCAACTGCCCTCAAAAGAGATAGATTTAAAACGCACCTATATTGACCTAGGTTATACGCAAAATCTATACTCTGGGTGGGACTTAGAAGTTCACTATACACATCAAAATGATTCTGCTGAGTGGACGATAATAGAAGCTCTAGGAGATAACCGCTCAGATGGCTCATCCCATTTAGTCGAAGCCATACTCAGAGGTAATATATCTAGTAACTTAAACATTTTAATTGGGGCCCTGCATGCAGAGAACACTTCTGAATTTCAATTTAAGTTCCCTGGTGCTACAAAAACATCTCTACCAAAAACTACTATAACCAATACAGCCGCTTATGTACAAACTGACTATATGCTTTCATCTAAACAAAAAATCATAGCAGGGGTACAGGTAAACAAACCAAATGATATTGAAGCAGATTTTTCATTTAGGGCTGGTTTTATTCAAGGCATAGGCGATGATACATGGCTTAAGCTTCTTTATAGTGAAGCCTATCGTTCACCAACTATTGTAGAAACGTCTCTAAACGCTCCCGCTTTAATGGGTAATCCGCTGCTAGATCCAGAAAAAGTATATACATATGATTTACAACTTTTACACAATACAGATAAAACATCACTAGCACTAACTCTCTACCACTCTCAACTTGAGAATCAAATAGTTAGATGGGACCATGATAATAATAGCACAACGCCATTGACTCAGAAGAATGAAGGCTACACAACTTTTAATGGAGTTGAATTTGAAGGAAGATATCAAGTCAGTAAAAAGTTAAACTTAACAGGAAACTTTAGTTACCAAGAGAATGAAACAGATTCTGGTGTCAAACAATCTACATATGCACCTAACTATATGGCTAAAATTGGAGCGACATATAGTGGTATTAATGCAACAAACTTAAGTGTTTTTAATAGCCTAGTAGGCCCCTCTAGCAACTTAGGAGAAGTAATTGGAGATACAAGTATAAACATTAACCCTGAGGCCAAAGCTTATAATCTATTAACAGCAAATATTATGCTAGACACTGGAACTCTTTTATCTATAGGTAAACCTAAACAATCAACACTTTCTATCTACCTAGACAACCTATTAGATGAGAAAGTTTATTCCGCTGATTTAAATTTTAGAAGTGCAAACAACACTATTCCTGCACACTGGGGTAGAGGTATTTATGCAAACTTTACATACAAGTTTCAATAA
- a CDS encoding ribose-phosphate pyrophosphokinase yields the protein MRGYKIFAGSASVDFAKEICQVLDVPLAKADVKKFSDGEISVQIAESVRGRDVFIVQSTGAPSNDNLMELLIMTDALKRSSASSITAVVPYYGYARQDRKAAPRVPITAKLVANLYETAGIDRVVTIDLHAGQIQGFFDIPVDNLYGSVTFETYIKSKNLKNPIIASPDIGGVARARYFAKRMGLEMVIVDKRREKANESEVMNIIGNVEGHDVIMIDDMVDTAGTMVKAATALKNKGANSVMACATHGVLSGKAYDNLENGELDELIITNTLETKEHSKVKVLTVAPLFAEVIRRVYHNESVNSLFA from the coding sequence ATGCGTGGTTATAAGATTTTTGCTGGTTCTGCTAGTGTTGATTTTGCAAAAGAGATTTGTCAAGTTTTAGATGTTCCATTAGCTAAGGCTGATGTTAAAAAGTTTAGTGATGGTGAGATATCAGTTCAGATAGCTGAATCAGTACGTGGTCGCGATGTATTTATAGTACAGTCTACTGGTGCACCTTCAAATGACAACCTTATGGAACTTCTTATCATGACAGATGCTCTTAAACGCTCATCTGCGAGTAGTATCACTGCCGTTGTTCCTTACTATGGATATGCTAGACAAGACCGTAAGGCGGCTCCACGTGTTCCTATTACAGCTAAGCTAGTAGCAAACCTTTATGAGACTGCTGGAATTGATAGAGTTGTAACTATAGATCTTCATGCTGGACAGATTCAAGGTTTTTTTGATATCCCAGTTGACAACCTTTATGGTTCTGTAACATTTGAGACATACATCAAAAGCAAAAACCTTAAAAATCCTATTATCGCATCTCCAGATATTGGTGGTGTTGCCCGTGCTAGATACTTTGCAAAACGCATGGGTCTAGAGATGGTTATCGTTGATAAACGCCGTGAAAAGGCTAATGAAAGTGAAGTAATGAATATCATCGGTAATGTTGAGGGTCATGATGTAATCATGATTGACGATATGGTTGATACTGCTGGCACTATGGTTAAAGCAGCCACTGCACTTAAAAACAAGGGTGCGAATTCAGTAATGGCTTGCGCAACGCATGGTGTTCTTAGTGGAAAAGCTTACGATAACCTAGAGAATGGTGAGCTTGATGAGCTAATCATTACAAATACGCTTGAGACGAAAGAACATTCAAAAGTAAAAGTTCTAACTGTCGCTCCACTTTTTGCTGAAGTAATCCGTCGCGTTTACCACAACGAAAGTGTAAACTCACTTTTTGCATAG
- a CDS encoding ATP-binding protein produces MLKKQSITLQMLLSVMSITIMISIFGIIFNVLNSINTQKNSFIYQSELEIKLIADFVSAPLAFGDTLAISDAFASLKHRESIRYATVYSPDKNALVTFNPYDYEVPKQMQKIESLFISDNPLILDFGLYNQTIPIKQDESLLGYIHIQKKTQSITDSTKDLLVKSLIFLLLIILLTYFISKSLSRKILHPIIHLASVAHRVANSKDYSIRVKHNKDNEIQTLYNAFNTLLKDTDSLTSNLETRVQERTHELEQSIEALKSVQTQLIESEKMASLGSLVSGIAHEVNTPLGNALTGGSIIVHETKELTRQINEGTIKKSTMLKSLDVLNESSQVLMLSIKRAADLIRSFKKISIDQSVESRQKFNLYSYLEEVLLTFHNKLKKVPIKATITGDKELVVNSFPGSYAQIFSNLIQNTLIHAYNKNKKDAKVSISIVNNGDSFTLIYEDNGDGMDESIIKNAFEPFSTTRRNMGGTGLGLNIVYNLTTQKLHGKIKLDTSPDNGTKFTFTIPISEN; encoded by the coding sequence ATGCTAAAAAAACAATCAATAACTCTACAGATGCTTCTATCAGTCATGAGTATTACTATTATGATATCTATTTTCGGTATTATCTTTAATGTTTTAAATAGTATAAACACACAAAAAAACTCCTTTATATACCAAAGTGAACTAGAAATAAAACTTATTGCAGACTTTGTTAGTGCTCCTCTCGCGTTTGGAGATACATTAGCAATTTCAGATGCATTTGCATCTCTTAAGCATAGAGAATCAATCAGATATGCCACTGTCTACTCACCAGATAAAAATGCTCTTGTAACATTTAATCCTTACGACTATGAAGTACCTAAACAGATGCAAAAGATAGAGTCTCTTTTTATATCGGATAACCCACTAATTTTAGATTTTGGTCTTTATAATCAAACTATACCCATAAAACAAGACGAGTCCCTTCTAGGTTATATACATATACAAAAAAAGACTCAGAGCATTACAGACTCCACTAAAGACCTTCTAGTAAAGAGTCTCATTTTTTTACTCTTAATTATTCTTCTGACCTACTTTATATCAAAATCTTTAAGTCGTAAAATACTCCACCCTATAATTCACTTAGCATCAGTAGCACATCGTGTTGCAAACTCTAAAGATTATTCAATCCGAGTAAAACATAATAAAGACAATGAGATTCAAACTCTCTACAATGCTTTTAATACTCTTTTAAAGGATACAGATTCACTCACATCGAACTTAGAGACACGCGTTCAGGAGAGAACACATGAACTTGAGCAGAGTATAGAAGCACTTAAAAGTGTACAAACCCAATTAATAGAATCAGAAAAAATGGCTTCACTTGGAAGCTTAGTGAGTGGTATAGCTCACGAAGTAAATACACCCTTGGGCAATGCTTTAACAGGGGGATCAATCATAGTTCATGAGACGAAAGAGCTTACAAGGCAAATAAATGAAGGCACTATAAAAAAGTCTACAATGCTCAAAAGTTTAGATGTGCTTAATGAGAGTTCACAAGTACTTATGCTTAGCATAAAGAGAGCTGCAGACTTAATACGAAGTTTTAAAAAGATATCTATTGATCAAAGCGTAGAATCAAGACAGAAATTTAATCTTTACTCCTACTTAGAAGAAGTTCTATTAACCTTTCACAATAAACTAAAAAAAGTTCCTATAAAAGCAACTATAACTGGAGATAAAGAGCTAGTCGTCAACTCTTTTCCCGGAAGCTATGCTCAAATCTTTAGTAATCTCATCCAAAATACTCTTATTCATGCTTATAACAAAAATAAAAAGGATGCTAAAGTAAGTATATCTATTGTAAATAATGGAGACTCTTTCACTTTAATATATGAAGACAATGGTGATGGAATGGATGAGAGCATTATAAAAAATGCATTTGAGCCATTTAGTACAACAAGACGCAATATGGGAGGGACTGGCCTAGGTTTAAACATAGTCTATAACTTAACGACACAGAAACTTCATGGAAAAATAAAGCTAGATACAAGCCCTGATAATGGAACTAAATTTACATTTACCATACCTATATCAGAGAATTAA